A single region of the Halorubrum depositum genome encodes:
- a CDS encoding glutaredoxin family protein yields the protein MAIRLYALDGCPWCEKVSDALDDAGIEYETEWVDALHSDRDDVKRVSGQRGVPVLIDEDRGVTMAESANIVEYVDRTLA from the coding sequence ATGGCGATCCGACTCTACGCGCTCGACGGCTGTCCGTGGTGCGAGAAGGTGTCCGACGCGCTCGACGACGCCGGAATCGAGTACGAGACCGAGTGGGTCGACGCGCTCCACTCCGACCGCGACGACGTGAAGCGTGTCAGCGGCCAGCGCGGCGTCCCGGTCCTGATCGACGAGGACCGCGGCGTGACGATGGCCGAGAGCGCGAACATCGTAGAGTACGTCGACCGGACCCTCGCATGA
- a CDS encoding thioesterase family protein: MSTYATEIDVRFRDIDAMGHVNNAVYATYVEQARTEYFRDVLDADLSRVSTVLASLSLDFRRPVELTDGTVAVELDVAEIGRSSVTMTHELRVDGAVVAEGQATLVSLDPDSGEPAPVPPAFREGMASYHEL; the protein is encoded by the coding sequence ATGAGCACCTACGCGACCGAGATCGACGTCCGCTTCCGAGACATCGACGCGATGGGCCACGTCAACAACGCCGTCTACGCGACGTACGTCGAACAGGCCCGGACGGAGTACTTCCGCGACGTCCTCGACGCCGACCTCTCGCGGGTGTCGACGGTGTTGGCGTCGCTCTCGCTGGACTTCCGCCGGCCGGTCGAGCTGACGGACGGGACCGTCGCGGTCGAGCTCGACGTCGCCGAGATCGGTCGCTCGAGCGTGACCATGACGCACGAGCTGCGGGTCGACGGCGCGGTCGTCGCCGAGGGCCAGGCGACGCTCGTCAGCCTCGACCCCGACTCCGGCGAACCCGCGCCGGTCCCGCCGGCGTTCCGCGAGGGGATGGCGTCGTACCACGAGCTGTAG
- a CDS encoding TetR/AcrR family transcriptional regulator: MSDQPSAAEEIMDGVYRALRAHGYADVTMQDIADECSKSKSLLHYHYDTKEDLLVAFLDYVITDSEARIRAHADDPPVERLAGFVGWFVFEADAVDREAFHIALLELRTQGPFNERIREQLVRSDRLLRGTVADILESGIEAGTFREVDVGETAALVVATLDGARTRQITLTGGDGDDAVDIDDLPEPTYTRRVAEATLQRIVEPLLAEDVALPSLEDGIAEMNRADEGE, translated from the coding sequence ATGAGCGACCAGCCGAGCGCGGCCGAGGAGATCATGGACGGGGTCTACCGCGCGCTCCGCGCCCACGGCTACGCCGACGTGACGATGCAGGACATCGCCGACGAGTGCTCGAAGAGCAAGTCGCTGCTCCACTACCACTACGACACGAAGGAGGACTTACTCGTCGCGTTCCTCGACTACGTCATCACCGACTCCGAGGCGCGGATCCGCGCCCACGCCGACGACCCCCCGGTCGAGCGGCTCGCGGGGTTCGTCGGCTGGTTCGTCTTCGAGGCCGACGCCGTCGACCGCGAGGCGTTCCACATCGCCCTCCTCGAACTCCGGACGCAGGGGCCGTTCAACGAGCGCATCCGCGAGCAGCTCGTCAGGAGCGACCGCCTGCTCCGCGGCACGGTCGCCGACATCCTCGAGTCGGGGATCGAAGCGGGAACGTTCCGCGAGGTCGACGTCGGGGAGACGGCGGCGCTCGTCGTCGCCACCCTCGACGGCGCGCGGACCCGACAGATCACGCTCACCGGCGGTGACGGCGACGACGCGGTCGACATCGACGACCTCCCCGAGCCGACGTACACCCGCCGAGTCGCCGAGGCGACCCTCCAGCGGATCGTCGAGCCGCTGCTCGCCGAGGACGTGGCGCTCCCCTCGCTGGAAGACGGTATCGCCGAGATGAACCGCGCGGACGAGGGGGAATGA
- a CDS encoding DUF7553 family protein produces the protein MSKHFEDARYYLGRAAEHAKAGVKEEIEPVEARVKELVGTEEEPEPSRLDRLQDDLKKLEERAEGEVREAVASARARVKEYRGHDAAEE, from the coding sequence ATGAGCAAGCACTTCGAAGACGCACGGTACTACCTCGGTCGAGCGGCGGAGCACGCGAAGGCGGGCGTGAAAGAGGAGATCGAGCCCGTCGAGGCCCGCGTGAAGGAGCTCGTCGGCACCGAGGAGGAGCCGGAGCCCTCGCGGCTGGACCGGCTCCAGGACGACCTGAAGAAGCTGGAGGAGCGCGCGGAGGGCGAGGTGCGCGAGGCCGTCGCCTCGGCCCGAGCGCGCGTGAAGGAGTACCGCGGCCACGACGCCGCCGAGGAGTAA
- a CDS encoding cold-shock protein: MAKGKVDFFNDTGGYGFIETDDADEDVFFHMEDVGGPDLEEGQEVEFDIEEADKGPRATNVTRL; encoded by the coding sequence ATGGCGAAAGGGAAGGTTGACTTCTTCAACGACACCGGCGGCTACGGATTTATCGAGACTGACGACGCGGACGAGGACGTGTTCTTCCACATGGAGGACGTCGGCGGCCCGGACCTCGAGGAAGGTCAGGAAGTCGAGTTCGACATCGAGGAGGCGGACAAGGGTCCGCGCGCCACGAACGTCACCCGTCTGTAA
- the phoU gene encoding phosphate signaling complex protein PhoU translates to MPREQYQSKLEGLRDDVLYMSELVAERLRMGLDALETQDAELGEEVITGDAEINDLYLELEGQCTDLIALQQPVAGDLRFIAASFKIITDLERIADLATNLGGYAKRADREVFPDVDVQRIGDDTLAMLDEAMDAYAESDPELCYAVAEADEELDAACEAASELVVRDLIERDELREEADVEGTMRNVSRLLLTIRDLERVGDHAVNIAARSLYMIENDDELLY, encoded by the coding sequence ATGCCACGCGAACAGTACCAGTCGAAGCTGGAGGGGCTCCGCGACGACGTGCTCTACATGAGCGAACTCGTCGCGGAGCGGCTCCGGATGGGACTCGACGCCCTGGAGACCCAGGACGCCGAGCTGGGCGAAGAGGTCATCACCGGCGACGCCGAGATCAACGACCTGTACCTCGAACTGGAGGGACAGTGCACCGATCTCATCGCGCTCCAGCAGCCGGTGGCGGGCGACCTGCGGTTCATCGCGGCCTCGTTCAAGATCATCACCGACCTCGAGCGGATCGCGGACCTGGCGACGAACCTCGGCGGGTACGCGAAGCGGGCGGACCGCGAGGTGTTCCCCGACGTCGACGTCCAGCGCATCGGCGACGACACGCTGGCGATGCTGGACGAGGCGATGGACGCGTACGCGGAGTCGGACCCGGAGCTGTGTTACGCCGTCGCCGAGGCGGACGAGGAACTCGACGCCGCCTGCGAGGCCGCGAGCGAACTCGTCGTCCGCGACCTCATCGAGCGCGACGAGCTCCGTGAGGAGGCGGACGTGGAGGGGACGATGCGGAACGTCTCGCGGCTCCTCCTCACGATCCGCGACCTGGAACGCGTCGGCGACCACGCCGTCAACATCGCCGCCCGGTCGCTGTACATGATCGAGAACGACGACGAGCTGCTGTACTGA
- a CDS encoding succinate dehydrogenase, with the protein MAERYSSFKSGGRMWLLQRITAAFLLVVLAFHFFLLHFVHHADEVSFLASSARMEQISYYSLMILFLVTATFHGVNGVYNALVNQGLTGTKRTVIKWTLVAASAVLIVQGVRTANAWAGIGLY; encoded by the coding sequence ATGGCGGAGCGCTACTCCTCGTTCAAGTCGGGCGGCCGGATGTGGCTGCTCCAGCGGATCACGGCGGCGTTCCTGCTCGTCGTGTTAGCCTTCCACTTCTTCCTGCTCCACTTCGTACACCACGCGGACGAGGTCTCGTTCCTCGCCAGCTCGGCGCGGATGGAGCAGATCAGCTACTACTCGCTGATGATCCTCTTCCTCGTGACCGCGACGTTCCACGGGGTCAACGGGGTGTACAACGCCCTCGTCAACCAGGGGCTCACCGGCACCAAACGCACCGTCATCAAGTGGACCCTCGTCGCCGCGAGCGCGGTCCTGATCGTTCAGGGCGTGCGCACCGCGAACGCGTGGGCGGGAATCGGACTCTACTGA
- the sdhC gene encoding succinate dehydrogenase, cytochrome b556 subunit has protein sequence MSQSYNRGLIEDFSRWREFEAGMWAWIFHKFTGWVLIGYLFTHIAVLSTGIPAAGAGEAAIMAGEDVYTQTIVSLESLLLVRLLEVGLLAVAVFHMLNGTRLLLVDLGVGLDAQDKSFYASLILTGAITVASVPTFIAGAF, from the coding sequence ATGAGTCAGTCGTACAATCGAGGCCTCATCGAGGACTTCAGTCGGTGGCGGGAGTTCGAGGCGGGGATGTGGGCCTGGATCTTCCATAAGTTCACGGGATGGGTGCTCATCGGTTACCTGTTCACCCACATCGCCGTGTTGAGCACCGGAATCCCGGCTGCGGGCGCGGGCGAGGCCGCGATCATGGCCGGAGAGGACGTGTACACCCAGACGATCGTCAGCCTCGAGAGCCTGCTCTTAGTGCGGCTCCTCGAGGTCGGCCTGCTCGCGGTGGCCGTCTTCCACATGCTCAACGGCACCCGACTCCTCCTCGTCGACCTCGGCGTCGGCCTGGACGCACAGGACAAGAGCTTCTACGCGTCGCTGATCTTGACCGGAGCGATCACCGTCGCGTCGGTGCCGACGTTCATCGCGGGGGCGTTCTGA
- a CDS encoding MFS transporter codes for MGWFGFDRPPTVLLAVIASTFFVGFGGGVVFPILPNLGAVLGISAFMVGVILSANRWVRLVANAPAGALVDRYGTRKPFVYGLLVEGIATLGYVVALAMPPAESLRPLAASLPRVAVGSVAIGPEWWFTPLSVVVAPETWFLLARVLWGFGSAAVFATAYTIAADLSDSGSRGTNMGVVRGGITMGFPAGLVLGGIVSSLAGNAAAFVVAAAFALTASVVAHRYVPETHVTGDRSGDSIKPWDVDTAVPALTVGLVNFGLLFAYIGALFSTLVLFLGENDISLFGLAPQGTSGLFMAGTVLSAAFFMLVGGRISDTRESRTPILLTFLVVSCVGFLLLARSGSVVDLALACVFIGAGQGGTSGPMMALLADLTPDERMGRASGTNNVFGDIGGGLGPMVSLPLIETVGFAPIYAACAVMPLAAGVALLVGVRRETGTFLPGRTADDAIGAES; via the coding sequence ATGGGGTGGTTCGGCTTCGACCGCCCGCCGACCGTGCTGCTCGCGGTGATCGCCAGCACGTTCTTCGTCGGGTTCGGCGGCGGCGTCGTCTTCCCGATTCTCCCGAACCTCGGCGCCGTCCTCGGCATCTCGGCGTTCATGGTCGGCGTCATCCTCTCGGCGAACCGCTGGGTGCGGCTCGTCGCGAACGCGCCGGCCGGGGCCCTCGTCGACAGGTACGGGACGCGCAAGCCGTTCGTGTACGGGCTCTTAGTCGAGGGGATCGCCACCTTAGGGTACGTCGTCGCGCTCGCGATGCCGCCGGCCGAGTCGCTCCGTCCGCTCGCGGCGTCGCTGCCGCGGGTCGCGGTCGGCTCCGTCGCGATCGGTCCGGAGTGGTGGTTCACGCCGCTGTCGGTCGTCGTTGCGCCCGAGACGTGGTTCCTCCTCGCACGGGTCCTCTGGGGATTCGGCTCCGCCGCGGTGTTCGCGACCGCGTACACCATCGCCGCCGACCTCTCCGACAGCGGGTCGCGCGGGACGAACATGGGCGTCGTCCGCGGCGGCATCACGATGGGGTTCCCGGCCGGACTCGTGCTCGGCGGGATCGTCTCGTCGCTGGCCGGCAACGCCGCCGCCTTCGTCGTCGCCGCCGCGTTCGCGCTCACCGCCAGCGTCGTCGCCCACCGGTACGTCCCGGAGACGCACGTCACGGGCGACCGCTCGGGGGACTCGATCAAGCCGTGGGACGTCGACACCGCGGTCCCGGCGCTCACGGTCGGGCTGGTCAACTTCGGGCTCCTGTTCGCGTACATCGGCGCGCTGTTCTCCACGCTCGTGCTGTTCCTCGGCGAGAACGACATCTCGCTGTTCGGGCTCGCCCCGCAGGGGACCTCCGGGCTGTTCATGGCCGGCACCGTCCTCTCCGCCGCCTTCTTCATGCTCGTCGGCGGTCGGATATCGGACACCCGGGAGTCGCGCACGCCGATCCTGTTGACCTTCCTCGTCGTCTCGTGCGTCGGGTTCCTGCTGCTCGCCCGGTCGGGGTCCGTCGTCGACCTCGCGCTCGCCTGCGTCTTCATCGGCGCCGGACAGGGCGGCACGAGCGGCCCGATGATGGCGCTGCTGGCCGACCTCACCCCCGACGAGCGGATGGGGCGGGCCTCCGGGACGAACAACGTGTTCGGGGACATCGGCGGCGGGCTCGGGCCGATGGTGTCGCTGCCGCTGATCGAGACGGTCGGCTTCGCGCCGATCTACGCCGCGTGCGCGGTCATGCCGCTCGCCGCGGGCGTGGCGCTGCTCGTCGGCGTCCGCCGCGAGACCGGGACGTTCCTCCCGGGGCGCACCGCCGACGACGCGATCGGCGCGGAGTCGTAG
- a CDS encoding cob(I)yrinic acid a,c-diamide adenosyltransferase, translating into MTIYTGRGDQGDTDLRDMSRVSKSSPRIEAYGTVDEANALIGTVRPTGHDDLDDLLETVQNHLHVVQADLANPDPDPDDPQVESELVERLEDRIDAFDEELEPLTSFVLPGGGESGARLHHARTVTRRAERRVVELARSEPINETVVSYLNRLSDLLFTLGRVANARDGEPEESPSY; encoded by the coding sequence ATGACCATCTACACCGGACGCGGCGACCAGGGCGACACCGACCTCCGCGACATGAGCCGCGTGTCGAAGTCCAGCCCGCGGATCGAGGCGTACGGGACCGTCGACGAGGCGAACGCGCTGATCGGGACCGTGCGCCCGACCGGGCACGACGACCTCGACGACCTGCTGGAGACGGTCCAGAACCACCTCCACGTGGTGCAGGCGGACCTCGCGAACCCGGACCCGGATCCCGACGATCCGCAGGTCGAGTCCGAGCTGGTCGAGCGTCTCGAAGACCGGATCGACGCCTTCGACGAGGAGCTGGAGCCGCTGACGTCGTTCGTCCTCCCCGGCGGCGGCGAGTCGGGCGCGCGCCTCCACCACGCCCGGACCGTGACGCGCCGCGCCGAGCGCCGGGTCGTCGAGCTCGCGCGCTCCGAGCCGATCAACGAGACGGTGGTCTCGTACCTCAACCGCCTCTCCGACCTGCTGTTCACGCTCGGCCGGGTCGCGAACGCGCGCGACGGCGAGCCCGAGGAGTCGCCCTCGTACTGA